One stretch of Vogesella indigofera DNA includes these proteins:
- a CDS encoding type I restriction endonuclease subunit R: MVSQTNEAALETHIENALAKDGYYIGNSADFDREFAIDGKLFWQFLEVTQPKELAKLKDHPNWQRLLLERLNKKIKRDSVLAVLKKGLDIDDAHFDLLYRLPYNDLNPDVVANFAANIFSVTRQVHYSESDTFKSVDMVLFVNGLAIATLELKNPWTGQNVHNAIKQYRTDRDPREPLFEFGRSLVHFAVDPDEAYMCTQLVGNDSNFLPFNKGFNFGKGNPVNPKGHKTAYLWEDILPHRSLTNIIEQFAKFTVEKDKKTGKERKALFFPRYHQLDVVRGVLADSKQNGIGQTYLIQHSAGSGKSNSITWLAYQLVELYDTAGTANVFDSVVVVTDRRVLDTQLKDNIKLFSETKNIVAHAESAAELKAHLELGKKIIITTVQKFPFIVDGIDDLTDRNFAVIIDEAHSSQSGSASDKLNMTLGAEDEEVPEDLQDKILAAMKGRKMSHNASYFAFTATPKPATLEKFGRQGPDGKFYPFHLYSMKQAIEEKFILDVLEKYTTYKSYYEVQKSVEENPLFDTAKAQKKLKAFVEASPRTIEVKAKIMVDHFMSNVWQAKKLKGKAKAMVVTRNIECAIRYFFAIRAALQEANAPFKALVAFSGEKTVDGIKYTEDGINGIPARDLPEEFEKDDFKILVVANKYLTGFDEPMLHTMYVDKKLQGVLAVQALSRLNRCNWKLGKTDTFVLDFYNTVDDIKAAFDPFYTATTLSESTDVNVLHDLKDVLDNFGIYDWSEATTFNEKFFASAEAEELHPIIDAVVARFDADLDDEQRIDFKIKAKQFVKIYAQVAAIIPFNNVNWEMLHWFLKFLIPKLKVKDPDQDKLDELLNSVDLSTYGLERSRLETKIGLDASETELEPQNPNVRGGHFGDGDKDPLDEIVRAFNERHFAGWEATPEEQRVKFINIAKHVMNHADYKAQVEDNPDSQNRQLALERLIQQAISVERRRELDLYKRYASDPDFKRAFDASIFRMLSSKDIGSQLGRGAM; encoded by the coding sequence ATGGTCAGCCAAACCAACGAAGCAGCACTCGAAACGCACATCGAAAACGCCCTCGCCAAGGACGGTTACTACATTGGCAACTCGGCTGACTTCGACAGAGAGTTTGCCATCGACGGCAAACTCTTCTGGCAGTTTCTCGAAGTTACCCAGCCGAAGGAGCTAGCGAAACTAAAGGATCACCCGAACTGGCAGCGCCTGCTGCTGGAGCGTTTGAACAAGAAGATCAAGAGGGACAGCGTACTGGCTGTCCTGAAGAAGGGGCTGGACATCGACGATGCTCACTTCGATCTGCTCTATCGGCTGCCCTACAACGATCTGAACCCGGACGTCGTTGCCAACTTTGCAGCCAACATTTTCAGCGTCACCCGGCAGGTGCATTACAGTGAATCCGATACCTTCAAGTCGGTGGACATGGTGCTCTTCGTCAATGGCTTGGCGATTGCCACGCTGGAGCTAAAAAACCCCTGGACCGGCCAGAACGTCCACAACGCCATCAAGCAGTACCGTACTGACCGCGATCCGCGAGAGCCGCTGTTCGAATTTGGCCGCTCTCTGGTCCACTTTGCTGTGGATCCAGACGAGGCCTACATGTGTACCCAGCTGGTCGGAAATGACAGCAATTTCTTGCCCTTCAACAAGGGATTTAACTTCGGCAAGGGCAACCCGGTCAACCCGAAAGGCCACAAAACGGCCTACCTCTGGGAGGACATCCTGCCGCACCGCAGTCTGACCAACATCATCGAGCAGTTCGCTAAGTTCACGGTCGAAAAGGATAAAAAGACGGGCAAGGAGCGCAAGGCGCTGTTCTTCCCCCGCTATCACCAGCTGGATGTGGTGCGCGGCGTCCTGGCTGATTCCAAACAGAATGGCATCGGCCAGACCTACCTGATCCAGCATTCGGCAGGCTCAGGTAAGTCCAACTCGATCACATGGTTGGCCTACCAGCTGGTGGAGTTGTACGACACGGCGGGCACCGCCAACGTGTTCGATTCCGTGGTGGTCGTGACTGATCGCAGGGTGCTGGACACCCAGCTCAAGGACAACATCAAGCTCTTCTCTGAGACCAAGAATATCGTCGCCCACGCCGAGAGTGCCGCCGAACTGAAGGCGCATCTGGAGTTGGGCAAGAAGATCATCATCACCACGGTGCAAAAATTTCCGTTCATCGTGGATGGCATCGACGATCTGACAGACCGTAACTTCGCCGTCATCATCGACGAAGCCCATTCGTCGCAATCCGGCAGCGCATCCGACAAGCTGAACATGACGCTGGGGGCTGAAGACGAGGAAGTGCCGGAAGACCTCCAGGACAAGATTCTTGCGGCCATGAAGGGCCGCAAGATGAGCCATAACGCCAGCTACTTCGCCTTCACCGCCACCCCGAAACCGGCCACGCTGGAGAAATTCGGGCGGCAAGGCCCGGACGGGAAGTTCTACCCCTTCCATCTGTACTCCATGAAACAAGCCATCGAGGAGAAATTCATCCTCGACGTGCTGGAGAAGTACACGACCTACAAGAGCTACTACGAGGTCCAGAAATCAGTCGAAGAGAACCCGCTTTTCGACACCGCGAAGGCACAGAAGAAGCTCAAAGCTTTCGTCGAAGCCAGTCCCCGCACTATCGAGGTGAAGGCCAAGATCATGGTCGATCACTTCATGAGCAACGTCTGGCAGGCCAAGAAGCTCAAGGGCAAGGCGAAAGCGATGGTGGTCACGCGCAACATCGAATGCGCGATCCGCTACTTCTTCGCCATCCGCGCCGCCCTGCAGGAGGCCAACGCGCCATTCAAGGCGCTGGTGGCCTTCTCGGGCGAGAAAACCGTCGATGGCATCAAGTACACCGAGGACGGGATCAACGGTATTCCTGCCCGCGACTTGCCCGAAGAATTCGAGAAGGACGATTTCAAGATTCTGGTCGTTGCCAACAAGTACCTCACCGGCTTCGACGAGCCCATGCTGCACACCATGTACGTGGACAAGAAGCTGCAAGGGGTACTCGCGGTGCAGGCGCTGTCACGCCTGAACCGCTGCAACTGGAAGCTGGGCAAGACCGACACCTTCGTGCTCGACTTCTACAACACGGTGGACGACATCAAGGCCGCATTCGATCCGTTCTACACAGCGACGACCCTGAGCGAATCCACCGACGTTAACGTGCTGCACGACCTCAAGGATGTACTGGATAACTTCGGCATTTACGACTGGTCGGAGGCGACGACCTTCAACGAGAAGTTTTTCGCCAGTGCCGAGGCTGAGGAACTCCACCCGATCATCGATGCAGTAGTGGCTCGCTTCGATGCCGATCTTGACGACGAGCAACGGATCGACTTCAAGATCAAGGCCAAGCAGTTCGTGAAGATTTACGCTCAGGTGGCGGCCATCATCCCGTTCAACAACGTGAATTGGGAAATGCTGCACTGGTTCCTGAAGTTCCTGATCCCCAAGCTGAAGGTGAAAGACCCCGATCAGGACAAGCTGGACGAACTGCTGAACAGCGTTGACCTTTCCACCTACGGGTTGGAAAGGTCACGCCTTGAGACGAAGATTGGCCTGGATGCTTCGGAAACCGAACTTGAACCCCAGAACCCGAACGTCCGGGGCGGGCATTTCGGCGATGGCGACAAAGACCCGCTCGACGAGATCGTGCGTGCATTCAATGAGCGCCACTTCGCAGGCTGGGAAGCTACGCCTGAGGAGCAGCGGGTGAAGTTCATCAACATCGCCAAGCATGTGATGAACCACGCCGACTACAAGGCTCAGGTCGAAGACAACCCAGACAGCCAGAACCGACAACTGGCGCTGGAGCGCCTGATCCAACAAGCGATCAGCGTCGAGCGGCGGCGGGAACTGGATCTCTACAAGAGGTATGCGTCTGACCCGGATTTCAAGCGGGCGTTTGATGCGAGTATTTTCAGGATGCTTTCGTCGAAAGACATTGGCTCTCAACTCGGAAGGGGGGCCATGTGA